The Plasmodium vivax chromosome 12, whole genome shotgun sequence genomic interval TGTTTCCCTTTCGCGAGAATTTTCGACTCTGTtagaaatgaagaagcagatgtggagagtggcaaaaaaggggaagcaccaaTGCACGTGTGCATTAGTAGCTCCATGGGGTAAGAGCACACAGAAGATTTGAAGCGACTCAGTGGGGTGCAAACTGTACGATCACCCCTGTTAGAGAGTACCCAGCTTTATGGAATTTTCAAGGTCCAGGGTGTCGTCAACTCTGCGCAAGGGGGtgcgaaaaaggggcaagAAAGTGACCATCCGGTTGGGATAACAACGCTCAAGTGTGCATAATGATTCCTAACACGTTTTCATGgttacgcttttttttttgtctaatGCGCGCATCTTTTGTTTTCGTCATTTATGAAATTATGGGGGCGTTGTGAAATGCGAGGCGGCATTAACGAGCGGCGCGGTTTATTGAAGCATCTTTTTCCTGCCCAACTGTTCATGCCTTATATTTTATGCGTTTACTTCACTTTGcgtatatttctttttcccttttccctaCCTGCACATGTTCTTGTGAAAATCGACGTTCTTGTACAGGTTGATAATTTCCAGAAACTCCAAAGACTACAGAACAAACGGGGAAGTGACAAGTGGGGTCATATTTTcccaaaattaaaatttttaatttttatgcttcACTGTTGTTAAGCAGTTACCTTGTAGGATCTGCTGATGTTTCCGTTTTCTCGCTGTAATTggggtaaaaaagaaaatgcaagGGGGTCAGGTTCGGCATGGCGAAGGTGTGTTGTGTGCGTTTATATCTCCTTCCAGAGAAGAAGTGGTCAGGGGTTGTCCCAcggttcttcctttttgtgaagTCGTTCGGTTGGCTTTTCGCTTATCCAGCTGGTGatatgccttttttgtgtaatttttttttccttttttgtgtaatttttacgtttttctGAGTTATCCGCATGAGGATCTCTATGACtatctttaaatttttgataTACTGCAGCATGTCTTCATTCGAGTGAAATTCGACTTTATCCTGCGAGGGGTCATCCGGGGGTGGGGAAGCAGCGCACATAACAAATGCcacatcatcatcatcatcatgtgtgtgtgcggaTGGCTGTTTGTTTAGTACTATCGGCATGTCTAATGTACACGCTGATGTTATCCCCTcgtggcgcaaaaaaaaaagaaattttcttttttacttccaTATTAATCGAGTGAAAGTAGTTGTTTTGTTTCTccaggaatttttttattttgtccagCTTCATGTTAATGTCTTCTAGTTCCTTTTCGCTACGaggtttacaaaaaatattttttcagcaTGTTTCTCACAGGGGGGTGGGGGTGCGGAGGAAGGCTCCCAAAGATGCCACATGAGTACGGGCGCACCGACGGGGCAACTTCATTAACCACTTCGTAGCTGTAGAAGTGTGTACCTTGCAAAGACGAGCTTGTACATGTCATACATGTCGTCcgatattttttccttttcctgttgtgaagcagaagggggagagtCAAGGGGGGGTAAATCACGATCGATCACCCTGCAATCCGCCCCCtgtgcacacatgcacaaCATTAGCGCAGCCCAAACTAGTAGGTGCTGCCATTCGCTTGCCCACTCTCCAGtttaacatttaaaattttgttcttcagaATATTCTTGTCCTCCGAAAAGGTGTTTATGATGTCGTTGTTGAGAAGGATGTATTCCTTGATGGCGTCCTACGGGGAgtgcgaaagggggggagtggAGGCAAAATGAGGGGGTAAGCGGCGTATGGAATAACGGGGCTGTAGAGGGCGGGGGAATGGCCCCGTAGCGCCTAAGCATATGCAGCGTTGCCTTACTTCGAGCTTCTTCTGCGATgactcctcctccttttgcagcaaattctttttattttcaatgtCTTGAAACTTTTGATTTATGTCATAAATGTCTGTAACGCCCTGTTGTTGCgcagcgggggagggggaggaaaaggagaaaaaaaaaaaaaaaaattacattcgTAGCTTCGACTGGAACGGTTGCGGTGGTTTGCCTTTTACGCACAGTGctatgtgcatgtgtgtgtgttccCCCACAGGGAGGCCATTTCGAGGGGGGCACATAAATCCCATTTTGCGTCCGATTGACTGTTTTGCGGTTCATCGGCGGGGTTGTTTCGCAAGGGGGTGGGTGTTCCCCTCTACATATGGGTagctcttcccccttttttcgcctcctcccCTTACGGTTGCCTCCCTCAGCTTCGATATAGTGGCGTATATATTGCTTGCATTTTCGAAGATATTGGACGCGCTCAATTTTAAGTAGTTGTTGTGTAGCAGGTAGTAGATGAGGAGCttcttgaatttttttttttcctcgacCATCAGCGCTATGTCTGCGTTGTGCAGTTTGTTGTTTTTGTACTCGTTGATCATTTCCCTGTGAGGGGGTAGGGAGCGAGTTGGGCACGCGGGTGTGAAGGGGAAGCAGGGAGGCCACCCGCGAAGGGGGAACCATGCACAAAAGAGCAGTGATGGTGAAGAGATGGTGAAGAGACGAAGAGACGGATGTGCATGCGCCCACGTGTACATGTGCTTATGGCCCTACCGCCGTATCCTCAGTATATTGCTGTGCTCCTTGTTGACATTCATATATTTGAggatttcttcatttttatttttcgcctTCATGAGTTCCTGCAGGGGGGCGGTTGGGGCACACATGAGGAAGGGGCTGTCATTCATCTACTCACATCTGTCTATCTGTGTCGGTTCATCGGTTCTTTTGGTGAACCCCATGTGGCCACTCCTGCGCATTTTTACAACTCCCATTTTGTGGAGTGAAGACAAATGTGCTCCTCAccgtttttttctcatcgatggatttttttaaatttttattttccgaagttatttttctgttatgaggggggaagcggaggGAATGCACAAATCGGTGGCGACGTAAGCATGTCTACATATCTATGATAGTGTCATCATGGTGGTGCCCAGGAGGAAcgggtcctttttttttttttttttttttccgcccccTTAATGGCATTACTGAATCGCGTTGTGCAGTTGTCGTTCGCTATTTTTAAGGCTCGTGACTGTCCTCTCCAAGGAGTTTAAGTAGAAATAcagcattttcttttccttctgtttTTTTGGGGTGAAAGAATATGGCATGAAAGGAGAGACTGACTTTGTGCGTTGTCGATGGTTTGGGCCCTTTCCCCGGTGAGCCGCCTTTTCGCCGGCTTGCTTGCGCCCTTGTtcgtcttttccccccccgggggcTACTTACCTTGAGCCGTTGCAACATAATTTGGTAGGTGTACTTGGAATGCTTGAggttttcaaatttgtttaatatCTCTTCATTCTTCGTCTTCAGCTCTTcatgttcctttttgtttttcgtgCGTGGGGTGTGTGCCAAATGAGTAACTGTGCAGTGCTCAGCTGGGTATCTGCCTATAATGTGAATGCCTCTTCACGAAATGCCCCTTCACGTAATGCCCCTTCACGTAATGCCCCTTCACGTAATGCCTCTCCCCACAGTGCCTATCCTCGCAACTACGTGAGTACATGTAGGGGGTCACTTCCTCATTCCTCCCCTcctcattttcccctttctaCGCGAGGCGAATGTGCAGCTAGCGGGGGTGCGAAGCTGCGGCCCTCCTTTCGTTACAATTTTCTGTTGCACGAGGGAAATCTTGTTGAGTTTTAATTCTCGATTGAGGAGGTCCAAATTTTTCTGCACGAAGGTTGAATGAGCGGTGGGGTGGAAGATCAACCGTGTGCGTTGCTACTTGGACCGCCTCTCAGTCGGTTCGTCGGTTCCTCCCATAGGACTTCTCTGGGGGGACATTTCTGCCGCGATTTCGAGCCTCACCTTGGTGTTTTCGTACTTATTAAAGGTagtctcccctttttccttgATGAagttaaatttctttttcactgAATATACAATGTCCTCTGTATTTTCGTTCAGTTTTTCATTGTCTTTCTGTGGGGGGTGTTCAAGGGGCGCTTTTTTGAAGTAGGCACAACTGAGTGGCAGTTACTTCCTTGGTGTGTGTTTTCTTCTCACACGTGGGTAacttttcattcttttcGTACCTTGTAGAAGGGCACCAAATCCTTCAGGTTGCACAGCTTGTCGTTGTTTtggcttttcatttttcactttggtGGATGTACCGGAGGCTACGTCTGTGGCTGCTTCTATTTCGTTTTCGCTTCGCTTTTTTCCCAATCTGCGTTGCAAAAGGTTGAGGTAAAAATGCGGTGGAAATAAATCCCGGCAAGTGTGTTCTGTTAACTTTGCAATTGGCGACACTCACTGATCGGTGGGCTACGCATGTACGTCCCCCCGGGGGGTTGAAAATCTCCCCCCTGTTATGTACCTGCTGGTCAGTTCGTGTGATATGGGCTAAattgctcctttttaaaatttttccgtTGAGAAAGGtgaagagaggaaaaaggaagtgtagtaaaaatatgtacagcGAAAAAGAcacaaaggagaaaaaaaaagaagagagaagaaagaaaaaggagttaAGCAATGTCCTGCGTTTtcgcacaaaatggaagctttttttttttttttttttttatgtacacatttttgcaactccTGCTTGAGTCACCCACCATTAAACGGAAATGCATTTACAATTACGCCGCTTCGCATTACAGGAagcctcctttttgggggtTAAGAAGGACAAGTGTGCCGGTTTGAAGGGGCTGACGAGATGTGTGCTCACGCGCAGTGCGCGGCGGCATTTTTGGAGAATCGCCATGAAGACACGGTAGTAGAGTACGCGCAGCACATGCGCATTATACCGGCGCGCATATACCTTCCTTCACGCACAGCGCTCTCCAAGACGCACGCCTGACTAGTCTGTGCCAAAACGGCGCTACTTAAATTCTAAACGGGGGGGAACATCTTACGAAAGTCATGCTTCACATAAATTTGAACCagtttgcttaaaaaaagtaccaaaaattattttttttcagagtTATGAAAAGGGGTGGGCTGACTGGACGAATGGCTGGGCGTGCGCACGTACACGCACACGCACAGTTTTGTGAAAGTGCGCGGCAAAggggattaaaaaaagagagataTGCAAAGATGCAGAGGTGCAAAGATGCAGAGACATATGGAGAGCTACCAAGGGGAGAGAGAGGTAAGAAAACaaatgtctttttttcccctccttttgtTAAACTATGACATACACTTTTTTGGCGAGCGGATCTTTGAAGGGCGCTTACGTGGCGCTTTCACTAAAAGGTTTGAGTATCTACCCGCTTTTGCGCACATGGCGTGGCGTTTCTTCACCTGTAGAGGCAGGTTGGGTCCCCCCCATTTCGGGAGGGAGGCCCCCCTTTGTCACGCGCCGCTAATATAATCAGAGAACTTACATTTAGCGGTGTGCATGGTGTAGGCCCAATTGGGGTCTATGATTTGTCTACTTCCCCTTCAGGCCGCCCTCCACTCACTGGGGGGTGGAGAGTACCGTGCCGATGACGTTGACTTGGGATATGCCGCCATCAGGATGCAGCGAAATTTTAAAGTGCGTGGCCGTCCTCTCCATGATGGTGAAGTTATACTCgagcaaattaaaattgtaaaaagttTTCTTCTGATCATTGGCCAATTTACATGGCGGCAGTTGCAGCcagtctattttttttttttccaatttttcgtcttcttcaaaaatgcGTTTCTGCTCGAGCAAATCCAAAGTGAGCATATCCACACAGTCTAATAAATAGATGTGGATATATTCGGGATGgtcatatttataattcccAATGTCAAAGGTAAAATTTTCGATGACCCCTCGAACGCCgaacttaaaaatggaaacgtTTTTAATTGAGTTATAAGTAAGTGTGCGTAGAATAATTGGGGGCCTATTGGACAACCTCTTTGTTGAAAACCCATCCGTTTTATACGAATCGATCATATTTTTGGGATGGCCTTTGTGTATATCATCACAATGGTAGTATATTAAAGTGCATCCATTTTCTGGTTTATTTaggaaaattttttgttttgatAAAATggtatgttttttaaataggGTGACAAATTCgccataaaattttattttatttatacctCCATCTGGATATAAATTAATCCGTATGTGTGTCCATGGCTTGATCAACGACGCATCGTTAACTTGAAaatagtaaattttttttttttgaaaacattTGAGGAAGTCTACACAATCTGCTTGGAGTAATTCAACCCACGGCGTATTTtgattttccaaaatgtcaGATATGGatttatcaattttgtacgattctaaaaaattgtagcttttcctttttgcaattttctgTTCCCTCTGTTCCGCTCCTTCTTTCTCTTCCGTTTCGTTCATTATGTATTCTTCCTCTTTCACAATTTCGTCAATGCAGGAATTTTCCACCACCTCGATGGATAAGTGGGGGCATATATCATCTTCCATGTTTTCGAAATTTATTTCCATTCCGTATATAACACTTGGGTACTTCAATTTTAGTATTAGCCACTCGTGTCCTACGtccctccttcttctcgTCACCCACCCGACCTTGTCCTCAATCATTATGTTTTCAGATTTGCTGATCGACTCGTCTGTTACGAAGAGGACCTTTGAGCCGAAGTGTTTGGacaaaatgttattaaaatttaggaattttacttcttcttttgttTCAATTTCTTTCGATGGgattttcgcatttttacTTACAACCCAGCTGAAGATGTTGTTAAAAAGGCTTaagatttttctttttttttttttcttcaacttATAATTTGACTCgttattttcccctcctgtTTCCACACACAGTggggcttctccccctgttggttcttcttccccgGTGATTTCACTCGGCCCTATTTCTTGcagcttcctcttcttcgcgCTTTTCGCAGATTTCTCTTCATTTGAGCTACTCAACGTTTTGCCTTCCTCCTCGGTCGTCTCTTCCTGGGCGTTCATCATTGTGCGTTTTGGTCTTTTCCCCGTCCGCGTGCGTTTTCATGAATGCTCCCCGGCCCGTCGATCGGTCTGCTACGATTTGCTCTTATTGTGCTTCACCGAGGGGGTCCCTCCTGTTCGCTACCTACGTGCGTGGGTATGTAAGTGTACACCTACAAGTGTGTATTCCATTTAGCGTGGGAAAGCGTCAGCCTCAAGTATGTATGTACAGTACGCGAATGCACAGTTGGGATGCGCGAATTATGCGCTCTTCCGTCACGTGGAAGAAATGGTccgcgcgtttttttttttttttttttttgcacatggggggaaagcagTACGGTTAGGCGCACGGCGTGTGTGCTTTGCATAGCGTTGAATGGggagattattttttttatattttattttttccataccTTTAAGATAACTATCCAGTTGGGCACAGCACTGTGTGTATCTCTTCCCCCTTGGAGGAATTCCCCCAGCTGTTGTAGATCCCACGCCGCGTCTCACAAATGTGCGATCGGGAGTGAAGTGGCCACGCGTTGGCGAAAAGAAGGGTTCTCACATTTGGGGTGATGAGAAGGGGACGAGTAGTGTCGCCACCGTTTTGATgttatgcatataaaatgggggccaaaaaaggggggcgaaAACAGGAgggcgcaaaaaggaggcgcAAAATAGTTGTGCtactttccccttttaacgATGCCTTGGGTTGATAAACGGAGGCGACGCGGCTACAACGGCGTGGTGGAGCATTAAACTGAACGGAGCTAATTTGAATAACATTTATTGGCTGATGTATCGGTTTTACCAAAAGCGCGACAGGAGGTGCAGCCGCGCGTGGGACATGCGGCCAGTGGAcactccccctccccctcaaGACCACCAACTGAGCGTATTGCCCCAAACACAAATGGGTAGAGTACACACAGAGATGTAGctagttataatttttaccctttttttttagaacacAGCTCAGCTTCCATGTTATGATTTGCATTCACGGGGTTGGGGGAAAAATCGTTTGGCGAATATGCCGTGAAGCTTACATTCGTGTAGGGTTGACAGGCATGCGATATTTGTATGCGATCTGTTGATGGTTTCCCGAAATGTTTCTCCAGCCTTTGCGTGTTGCAGattggggggaagaaaaaaacctACTGaggagtgttttttttttcttgctaaTTATATGTAGAGCTTCCCCACCACATGTTACAGTTACGAACGTATGCGTATACCCTTTGAAAACGCCACGCTGTGATGTgcccataaaaaaatttctcc includes:
- a CDS encoding hypothetical protein, conserved (encoded by transcript PVX_118460A), with protein sequence MKSQNNDKLCNLKDLVPFYKKDNEKLNENTEDIVYSVKKKFNFIKEKGETTFNKYENTKKNLDLLNRELKLNKISLVQQKIEHEELKTKNEEILNKFENLKHSKYTYQIMLQRLKKEKKMLYFYLNSLERTVTSLKNSERQLHNAIQKITSENKNLKKSIDEKKTELMKAKNKNEEILKYMNVNKEHSNILRIRREMINEYKNNKLHNADIALMVEEKKKFKKLLIYYLLHNNYLKLSASNIFENASNIYATISKLREATGVTDIYDINQKFQDIENKKNLLQKEEESSQKKLEDAIKEYILLNNDIINTFSEDKNILKNKILNEKEKISDDMYDMYKLVFASEKELEDINMKLDKIKKFLEKQNNYFHSINMEDKVEFHSNEDMLQYIKNLKIVIEILMRITQKNRENGNISRSYKSLEFLEIINLYKNVDFHKNMCRVDDTLDLENSIKLGTL
- a CDS encoding allantoate amidinohydrolase, putative (encoded by transcript PVX_118465A); amino-acid sequence: MMNAQEETTEEEGKTLSSSNEEKSAKSAKKRKLQEIGPSEITGEEEPTGGEAPLCVETGGENNESNYKLKKKKKRKILSLFNNIFSWVVSKNAKIPSKEIETKEEVKFLNFNNILSKHFGSKVLFVTDESISKSENIMIEDKVGWVTRRRRDVGHEWLILKLKYPSVIYGMEINFENMEDDICPHLSIEVVENSCIDEIVKEEEYIMNETEEKEGAEQREQKIAKRKSYNFLESYKIDKSISDILENQNTPWVELLQADCVDFLKCFQKKKIYYFQVNDASLIKPWTHIRINLYPDGGINKIKFYGEFVTLFKKHTILSKQKIFLNKPENGCTLIYYHCDDIHKGHPKNMIDSYKTDGFSTKRLSNRPPIILRTLTYNSIKNVSIFKFGVRGVIENFTFDIGNYKYDHPEYIHIYLLDCVDMLTLDLLEQKRIFEEDEKLEKKKIDWLQLPPCKLANDQKKTFYNFNLLEYNFTIMERTATHFKISLHPDGGISQVNVIGTVLSTPQ